The proteins below are encoded in one region of Nitrososphaerota archaeon:
- a CDS encoding branched-chain amino acid ABC transporter permease: MYSKYGKVKGVTLSKSLLFLVIGVLLVFLPLIIPPYWVVLLFFYFVRLTLAQSWNLAGGYCNLISLGQGAFAGVGAYTTFLLYFNGVPVEVALVVGGVIAACFAALLSKPLFRLRGIYFTIGTLALGEILKLVIIRAPYLGGSWGLHITSLPAYYSSLYLYYLSLIFSAVALVVIWKITRSSMGWALKCIRNDEDSSELVGINTYKYKVYAFMIHAFFTALMGGLLALYTLHIEPYTIFSLSLSIEALTITFIGGRGTFLGPFIGTAIMTMLSHYLATYYTLHLVIVGAILLAIILFYPEGIIGGLQRKFRFKGL, encoded by the coding sequence ATGTACTCTAAATACGGTAAGGTAAAAGGCGTAACCTTATCAAAGTCGCTACTTTTCCTAGTGATTGGTGTTCTGCTAGTCTTTTTACCTCTTATAATTCCCCCATATTGGGTTGTTTTGCTATTCTTTTACTTTGTCAGATTAACCTTGGCACAAAGCTGGAATCTAGCTGGAGGTTACTGTAATTTAATTAGTTTAGGACAAGGCGCTTTCGCAGGCGTAGGAGCATACACAACTTTCTTACTCTACTTTAATGGAGTACCAGTAGAAGTGGCTTTAGTAGTTGGAGGGGTTATAGCCGCTTGCTTTGCTGCCTTATTATCTAAGCCTCTATTTAGACTGAGGGGGATATACTTTACAATAGGCACATTAGCTCTTGGTGAAATCTTAAAGCTTGTTATAATAAGAGCACCATATCTAGGTGGTAGCTGGGGGTTACACATAACCTCGTTACCAGCTTATTATTCTTCCCTATACCTTTATTATCTGTCGTTAATTTTCAGCGCAGTAGCTTTGGTTGTAATATGGAAGATTACAAGATCCTCGATGGGTTGGGCTTTGAAATGTATACGTAATGATGAGGATAGCAGTGAGTTGGTTGGCATTAACACGTACAAATATAAGGTTTATGCGTTTATGATTCATGCCTTCTTCACCGCACTTATGGGCGGGCTATTAGCACTATATACGCTGCATATAGAGCCTTACACTATCTTCAGCTTATCGCTTTCTATCGAGGCATTAACAATAACCTTTATCGGAGGGAGGGGAACATTCCTTGGGCCGTTTATTGGCACCGCAATTATGACAATGCTTTCACATTACCTTGCTACTTATTATACTCTCCACTTGGTCATAGTAGGGGCTATACTATTAGCGATCATCCTCTTCTATCCTGAGGGGATAATCGGAGGGCTGCAAAGGAAATTTAGATTTAAGGGTCTGTAA
- a CDS encoding ABC transporter ATP-binding protein: MLVVNNIDVFYGAIQVLYDVSLKVNQGEIVFLGGQNSAGKTTTIKTIIGLLHPKDGSIEYQGSRIDNLSAHEIVRRGIACLLEGKRVFPYLSVLENLQIAATTPEAKEKFSETLEEVYELFPILKERKKQLAGTLSGGEQQMLAIARSLILRPKLCIFDEISLGLSPILTAQLYKVIEKLKSRGLTLLLVDQNIRRALHICDRLYVMRKGRIVWEGLREEAKEDEIKKAYFGLQ; this comes from the coding sequence ATGCTCGTAGTCAATAACATCGATGTTTTTTATGGAGCCATACAAGTATTATATGATGTCAGCCTTAAAGTTAACCAAGGAGAAATCGTCTTCCTAGGTGGACAAAATTCCGCAGGAAAAACAACCACTATTAAAACTATAATTGGCTTGTTACATCCTAAAGACGGAAGTATTGAATACCAAGGGAGTAGAATAGATAACCTAAGCGCTCACGAGATTGTAAGGAGAGGCATCGCCTGTCTTTTAGAGGGTAAGAGGGTCTTCCCCTATCTCTCGGTTTTAGAAAACCTACAGATAGCCGCAACTACACCGGAAGCCAAAGAAAAGTTTAGCGAAACACTCGAGGAAGTCTATGAGCTCTTCCCAATACTTAAGGAGAGAAAAAAGCAGCTAGCCGGAACGTTAAGTGGAGGTGAGCAGCAGATGCTTGCCATCGCCCGCTCCTTGATTTTAAGACCTAAACTCTGCATATTTGATGAAATTTCGTTGGGGCTAAGTCCGATACTTACCGCTCAATTATATAAGGTGATTGAAAAGTTAAAATCTCGTGGTCTCACGCTTTTATTAGTCGATCAAAACATACGTCGAGCCTTGCATATATGTGACAGACTATATGTAATGAGAAAGGGACGGATTGTCTGGGAAGGATTACGAGAAGAAGCCAAAGAAGATGAAATTAAAAAAGCTTACTTCGGTCTTCAATAA